The nucleotide sequence AAGAGTATGGGGGCATTTTTTTATCTGATGTTGTTGGCCTTGGCAAAACCTATATGGCGGCGCTGTTGGCTCAGCAAATCAATGGGCGTTCTCTCGTTATCGCTCCTCCTCATTTATTGGATAAACACAACCGTGGGTCATGGCCGAATGTCTTTGGTGATTTTCGCGTTCCGCATACGGATTTTGAATCAATCGGGAAAATTGAAGACCTGTTGAATCGAGACATTTCGAAATATACCAATGTCTTCATTGATGAATCTCACCGCTTCCGAACAGAGACCAAAACCTATGAGATGCTCGCGCAGATTTGTCGGGGTAAGCGGGTGATCCTGGTTTCTGCAACGCCGTTAAACAATAAGCCTAGAGACATATTGAGCCAGATTAAGTTGTTTCAAACGGGGAAAAACAGCACCATTCCCAACGTGCGGAATTTAGAAGCCTTTTTCTCGCGCCTTGAGAAAAACCTGAATGGCCTGGACCGACAGAAAGATCGCGAGCGTTATTTCATAGTCGTTCAGAGCAATGCACAGAAAACCCGCGACCAAATATTGAAGTTTCTCATGGTTCGGCGTACGCGCAACGAAATCATGAAATACTACGGCGACGACTTAAAACTTCAGGGGATGAAGTTCCCGGATGTGGCTGATCCGCATCCTCTCTTCTATCAACTTAATCAAAAAGAGAACGATATTTTTTTGCAGACGATTCAACTGTTAACAGTTGATTTTAAATACGCTCGTTATGTGCCTTTGGCCTACTATGAGGGCAAACGTGAACAACGGGAGATACAGGGACAACGAAACCTTGCCCAATTTATGAAGATTCTCTTTGTCAAACGGCTTGAAAGCAGTTTCTATGCTTTCCGCCACACGCTTGACCGTTTTATCAATACGTATGAACGCGTCATCGAGGAGTTTCATAATGGCGCCGTCTATATCAGCAAAAAGCATATCAACAAGATTTTTGAACTCTTAGAAGCGGGCAACTCTGAAGCAATTGAGGAATTAGTTGAGAATGAAAAAGCAGAGCGCCTGAACGCAGATGATTTTTCTGACAACTTCATCATCGATTTAGAAAATGATCTTAAGATTCTTAAGAAAATCAAAAAACTTTGGGTGCAAATCAAACGCGACCCCAAGTGGGAGGCGTTTTGTGATCAATTGAGATCGGATGAGGATCTAAAGGAAAATAGATTAATTATCTTCACCGAATCAAAAGAAACCGCAGAGTATTTGCAAGAGAAATTAAATAGCGAAACCAAAAATCGCATTCTCTTATTCACAGGCGGCTCTCATGATTCCGTGCGTAAAGAAGTGATTGCAAACTTTGACGCTCGCGCCTACAAACCAAAAAGCGATTACCGGATTCTTGTTTGTACCGAAGTGTTATCAGAAGGCGTCAATCTTCACCGCGCCAATGTGGTGATTAACTATGACATCCCCTGGAACCCGACCCGTCTGATTCAACGCGTAGGCCGCGTGAACCGCGTCGATACGGAGTTTCCGAAAATCCATACCTATAATTTCTTCCCCACCGAAGAGAGCAATGACATTATCAAACTCAAAGAAGCGGCGGAGGCGAAAATTCACGCCTTTATCGAGATGTTGGGCGCTGACGCCCGCTTGTTGACCGAAGGCGAGGAAATCAAATCTCACGACTTGTTCGCTAAGTTGAACTCAAAAGAAACCATCACGGGCGAAAATGAAGACGAAGATAGCGAACTCGAATATCTCGCTGAAATCCGCGAGGTGCGCGATAACGAACCAGAGTTATTTACCCGCATTAAGCGCTTGCCCAAAAAAGCCCGCTCAACCCGGCTGGCGCCATCACACTTGGATATCCCTCCAAAAGGATTTCCCGCTCTGTTGACGTATTTCAGAAAAGGGAAACTCGATAAGTTCTTCCTGGCGAACTTACAGAGCAGTGCAGCGGCTGAGTTGGGCTTTACCGACGCGGCCAAAGTTCTCAAGCCTACCAGCAACAATGAAAAGCGACGTAAAATCCACAAGGATTTTTATGATTTGCTCAACAAGAATAAAAGCGAATTTGATTATGCAACCAGTTCGGAAGACGACGAAAAAAGCGCGTCAGTCAAAGGCGGAAAGAACGACGCATATATTTTGAAACGCCTGAAGGCCAGGGAGATTCAGAAATATCACGGGTTCACGGATGAAGATGAATTGTATATTGAGAGAGTGAAACAATTATTACTCAATGGGGCTTTGCCGCGTCCGACGACAAAGCGCTTGGCGGCGGCGCTGAAAAAAGAGGCGGAACCGCTCAAAGTGTTAGGAATTCTCAAGCGCGACATCCCAAAAGAATTCTTTTTTGAGACGCCCGCACAACAATCGTCAAACCCATTTGCGCCCCGTGAAGTGATCTTATCTTCGTATCTGGTGAAAGAATAATGGACAAAACTCAGGCGAGAC is from Candidatus Hinthialibacter antarcticus and encodes:
- a CDS encoding helicase-related protein; translated protein: MNREELDDIYVPEGFKRLKYQEEAVLSAKKVLEEYGGIFLSDVVGLGKTYMAALLAQQINGRSLVIAPPHLLDKHNRGSWPNVFGDFRVPHTDFESIGKIEDLLNRDISKYTNVFIDESHRFRTETKTYEMLAQICRGKRVILVSATPLNNKPRDILSQIKLFQTGKNSTIPNVRNLEAFFSRLEKNLNGLDRQKDRERYFIVVQSNAQKTRDQILKFLMVRRTRNEIMKYYGDDLKLQGMKFPDVADPHPLFYQLNQKENDIFLQTIQLLTVDFKYARYVPLAYYEGKREQREIQGQRNLAQFMKILFVKRLESSFYAFRHTLDRFINTYERVIEEFHNGAVYISKKHINKIFELLEAGNSEAIEELVENEKAERLNADDFSDNFIIDLENDLKILKKIKKLWVQIKRDPKWEAFCDQLRSDEDLKENRLIIFTESKETAEYLQEKLNSETKNRILLFTGGSHDSVRKEVIANFDARAYKPKSDYRILVCTEVLSEGVNLHRANVVINYDIPWNPTRLIQRVGRVNRVDTEFPKIHTYNFFPTEESNDIIKLKEAAEAKIHAFIEMLGADARLLTEGEEIKSHDLFAKLNSKETITGENEDEDSELEYLAEIREVRDNEPELFTRIKRLPKKARSTRLAPSHLDIPPKGFPALLTYFRKGKLDKFFLANLQSSAAAELGFTDAAKVLKPTSNNEKRRKIHKDFYDLLNKNKSEFDYATSSEDDEKSASVKGGKNDAYILKRLKAREIQKYHGFTDEDELYIERVKQLLLNGALPRPTTKRLAAALKKEAEPLKVLGILKRDIPKEFFFETPAQQSSNPFAPREVILSSYLVKE